The nucleotide sequence CTATTGCGTCAGTTAGCCCAGCAGCGGTCAAGCGCAGTTGAAAGCGCTTGACCGGCCCCGCGCCACGCGCCATGATGGGCGCATGACCCTTGTTTTCCCTTCTTTCCTGTAAGCCTGCCGCAGATCCGCCCCGCAGGGGGCGGGCCGCTGCATGGCTGCCTTTGATTCCCTTACATCATCGTCGTGCGTTGCCGCCCCCGCATGGGGTACGCCTGCGCGCGCCACAAGGAAAAGAACATGAAAACAATGCATCTCGCCGTCGCCGGCGCCTCCGGCCAACTGGGCACCCTGGTCGTCAATGAACTCATCCGGCAGCGCGCCATCCATCCGGGCATGGCGCTCACGGCTATCACCCGCACACCCGGGCACCACGCGGCGTGGCAGGAGCAGGACATTGATGTGCGCTTCGGCGACTACGACCAGCCGCAGGGCCTGGCCGCCGCCTTCCAAGGCGTCGAGCGCCTGCTGTTGATCAGTACAAATGCCATCGATGGCACGGGGCGGCGCCTGGAGCAGCACCGCCATGCCATTGCGGCGGCGCGGCTGGCGGGCGTGGACCATATCGTCTACACCTCGTTCCTGCAGCCGGAGGAGGGGAAAAGGTCGTTGCTGAACGACGACCACCTTGCCACGGAAGCGCTGCTGCAAGAGAGCAGCATCGGCCACACGATTTTGCGCAATGCGTTTTACCAGGACTTGCTGCTGGTGGTATTGGGCACTGCCGCCATGGATGGCCAGTTGCGCACGGCCATGGGACAAGGCCATGTGTCCTGCGTGGCGCGCGAGGATTGCGCGCATGCGGCCGCCGCAGCCCTGGCGGCTGACTACCGTGGCAACCGCATCCTGGATATCACAGGTCCCGCCGCCCTCGATGCACGGGCGCTGGCCGCCATCGCCGCCCAGGTATTCGGCAAGTCCATCGAGGTCGTGGCCCTTGATGCGGATTCGCGCGCGCGCCATTTCATCGCTGCCGGCATGCCCGCGCCGATGGCAACGATGCTGGCCGGTATCGAGCGCTGGCTGGCCACCGATGCCATGCACCTGGTCAGCGATGACTTTACCCGCTCGACGGGCAGGCAGGCGTCGCCAGTGCAAGCGTTTTTGCAGGCGCATCGCCGGCAGTTGCTGGCGCCGACGCTGCCGCCGGCATAGGACGCTATTTTTTTCGTCCGGCGAGCAGCTGGGCGATCTCGCTGAACAGCTCATTGTTCAGCGAGGCGGGCAGGGTGGTGGCCAGGCTGCGGCTGTAGTAGGCGCCCAGGTCCAGGCCCAGTCCCAGGCCGCGGATTTCCACGGCACCCTGCGCTTCGCGGCCCGCCACCACTTGTTTTAAATGCTGCGCCAGGTAAAACTCGTCGTTGGCCAGATTCGTGGCCGTGTCCATCGGGCAACCGTCGGAGACGACGAGCAGGATGCGCCGCCGCTCCGGGCGGGCCAGCATGCGCTTGCACGCCCAGTCCACGGCTTCGCCATCGACGCCTTCGCGGTACAGATCTGCCTTTAACAGGGCCGCGATGTCGGGACGCGCGCGGCGCCAGTTCGTGTCGCCATCCTTGAAGACCATGTGCACGCGTTCGTTCAAGCGGCCCGGGTTGACGGGTGAGCGGGCGCGCATCCAGTCGCGTTTGACTCGTCCCCCGTTCCAGGCGCCCGTCGTAAAGCCCAGCAACTCTGTCTTGATGCCAGCCTGGTCCAGCGCGCGCAGCAGGATGTCCAGCAACACGGCCACGGATTCCGCATGCGTCTTCATGGAACCGGAGCAATCGACGAGGAAGGTGACCAGGCAATCGGCCTGGGGCAGGAATTGTTCTTTGCGAAACAGCCGGCGCTCGGACGGCGAGCTGATCAGCTGCGCCAGGCGGCGACCATCGATAGTCCCTTCTTCCTCGCCGAACGACCAGCCGTCGCGTTGGGGCACGGCCAGCAGTTGCGTAAAACGCCGTGCCAGGCGCGCCGTGTTGATGCCCAGGCTGGCGATGCGCGCATCCATGCGCTCGCGGTATTCGAGCAGCAGGGCGCGGCGTACCAGTTCGCCCGCTTTTTCTTCCCGGTCGTATGCCGTGGAGTAAGCCCTGTAGGCGCCATCGCCGTCGCCGAAGGCACGGCTGTCGCCCAGCGGGGCGCTATCGGGAAAATTGTCGTTGTCGCTGTCGAAATCGAGCAGCAGCTTGAAGGCCGCCTGCGCTTTCGCGTCCTCGGCCGCGTTTTGCTGGTCATCCTGCGCCGCTTGCGCCTCTTTCAGCATGGCGTCGACGGCATGGGCGATGGCCAGCGCGTGGCGGGCAAAGGCAGCCTGGGCCAATCGGTGGCGGCGCAATCCCGCCAGGTCGCCACTTAGTTGCGAAGAAACGGACCAGCGCGTGGCCTCGATGAAATCTTCCGTCTTTTCCAGCACGGGCCGGGCCGTCAGGCGCGACCAGCACATCTGGAACACTGTATACAAGAGCAAGCCGGAAGCGCCTTCGGCCAGGCCGGAATCGTAAAACGCATGCGACCAGGCCGTGAAGCGGTGGCGCAGGTTATTGATCACTCCGGCATGTTGATCTGGCGCAAGCGTTTCCACTCTTAACTGCTCCAGCAGTTCGAACACCAGACGCGCCACGGGTTCTGGCGGACACAGCGTTTTGTGCAGGGCAGCGTCCGTATGCAGCAAACGCAGGGCCACGCTGTCGGCCGCGCCGCGCAGCGAGGGCAAATCCTGCAGCGCCGCATCGGGCTGCAGATGGGCCGAATGGATGGGCAGGGGGCGGTGGCCGTCGTGCAGGCGCCGGCCCCGGTAGCGGATGGCGGCAACGCCGCTCAGCGCGCGGATGGCGCCAGCGCACAGCTCATCCGTTTCCTGCTGTTCGCGCGTGTAGGGGGCAGGCGCGGTCGCTTCGGCGCTCATGGCGCCGTCGCCAGCAATTCCTCGTTAAAACAGCGCTGGTAATACTCGGCCACCATGGGCCGTTCGGCCTCGTCGCATTTGTTGAGGAAGGACAGGCGGAAAGCCAGCGCCGGATCGCGGAAGATCTGGCAATTCTCGGCCCAGGTAATCACCGTGCGCGGCGACATCAAACAGGCCAGGTCGCCCGCCGCATAGCCGTGGCGCGTGAGGCCGGCCACGGCCACCATGCTGCTTGCCAGCTGGCGGCCCGCCTCGTCATTCATGGCGGGGACACGCGCCAGCACGATCTCCGTTTCTTCCGCCTGCGGCAGATAGTTCAAGGTGGCAACGATGTTCCAGCGGTCGATCTGCGCGTGATTGAGCACCTGCGTGCCGTGGTACATGCCGTTCAAGTTGCCGAGGCCCACGGTGTTCGAGGTGGCAAACAGGCGGAAATGGGGATGCGGTGTGATGACCCGGTTCTGGTCCAGCAGAGTGAATTTGCCGTCGCGCTCCAAAATGCGCTGGATGACGAACATCACGTCCGGGCGGCCCGCGTCGTACTCGTCGAAGATCAGGGCCACGGGGCGCTGCAATGACCAGGGCACGATGCCCTCCTGGAACTCCGTCACCTGCTGCTGCTCGCGCAGCACGATGGCGTCCTTGCCGACAAGATCGAGGCGGCTGATGTGGCCGTCGAGGTTGACGCGCACGCAGGGCCAGTTCAGGCGCGCCGCCACCTGCTCGATATGCGTGGACTTGCCCGTGCCATGCAAGCCTTGCACC is from Janthinobacterium sp. 61 and encodes:
- a CDS encoding NAD(P)H-binding protein; amino-acid sequence: MKTMHLAVAGASGQLGTLVVNELIRQRAIHPGMALTAITRTPGHHAAWQEQDIDVRFGDYDQPQGLAAAFQGVERLLLISTNAIDGTGRRLEQHRHAIAAARLAGVDHIVYTSFLQPEEGKRSLLNDDHLATEALLQESSIGHTILRNAFYQDLLLVVLGTAAMDGQLRTAMGQGHVSCVAREDCAHAAAAALAADYRGNRILDITGPAALDARALAAIAAQVFGKSIEVVALDADSRARHFIAAGMPAPMATMLAGIERWLATDAMHLVSDDFTRSTGRQASPVQAFLQAHRRQLLAPTLPPA
- a CDS encoding cobalt chelatase, with the translated sequence MSAEATAPAPYTREQQETDELCAGAIRALSGVAAIRYRGRRLHDGHRPLPIHSAHLQPDAALQDLPSLRGAADSVALRLLHTDAALHKTLCPPEPVARLVFELLEQLRVETLAPDQHAGVINNLRHRFTAWSHAFYDSGLAEGASGLLLYTVFQMCWSRLTARPVLEKTEDFIEATRWSVSSQLSGDLAGLRRHRLAQAAFARHALAIAHAVDAMLKEAQAAQDDQQNAAEDAKAQAAFKLLLDFDSDNDNFPDSAPLGDSRAFGDGDGAYRAYSTAYDREEKAGELVRRALLLEYRERMDARIASLGINTARLARRFTQLLAVPQRDGWSFGEEEGTIDGRRLAQLISSPSERRLFRKEQFLPQADCLVTFLVDCSGSMKTHAESVAVLLDILLRALDQAGIKTELLGFTTGAWNGGRVKRDWMRARSPVNPGRLNERVHMVFKDGDTNWRRARPDIAALLKADLYREGVDGEAVDWACKRMLARPERRRILLVVSDGCPMDTATNLANDEFYLAQHLKQVVAGREAQGAVEIRGLGLGLDLGAYYSRSLATTLPASLNNELFSEIAQLLAGRKK
- a CDS encoding AAA family ATPase → MPDSRQHPPAAAAQTLQSVRSLFNIDSDLLVPVFTERDPHVPDIDPAYRFNEDVTLAILAGFSHNRRVMVQGLHGTGKSTHIEQVAARLNWPCVRVNLDGHISRLDLVGKDAIVLREQQQVTEFQEGIVPWSLQRPVALIFDEYDAGRPDVMFVIQRILERDGKFTLLDQNRVITPHPHFRLFATSNTVGLGNLNGMYHGTQVLNHAQIDRWNIVATLNYLPQAEETEIVLARVPAMNDEAGRQLASSMVAVAGLTRHGYAAGDLACLMSPRTVITWAENCQIFRDPALAFRLSFLNKCDEAERPMVAEYYQRCFNEELLATAP